One Ananas comosus cultivar F153 linkage group 1, ASM154086v1, whole genome shotgun sequence DNA window includes the following coding sequences:
- the LOC109708358 gene encoding uncharacterized protein LOC109708358, with protein sequence MEFHGHISPIDCVLLDLDDTLYPSTTGIAGACKHNIEEFLAKKCGVSAERARSLRVEHFRNYGSSLAGLIALGYDVHPDEYHSYVHGNLPYEQIAPDPQLVKLLRSIPQPKILFTNSDQAHVQKVLKRLSIDEDCFQGIVCFETLNRHLFQEVKGDATAASAKVTLKPSAAAIEAAVGFTGFDPRRTLFVDDNERNIAAGKAVGLITALIGKRAKTNEADYLLNNIHDLGRVVPQMGLRGVLKEEEKEKEEGVDKMRSELGSIRPPPTPIQA encoded by the exons atGGAGTTCCATGGTCACATTTCCCCTATTGATTGTGTTCTCTTAG atcttGATGACACTTTGTATCCCTCCACAACTGGTATTGCAGGAGCTTGTAAGCATAATATTGAAG AGTTCCTCGCAAAGAAATGCGGTGTGTCTGCAGAAAGAGCTCGCTCACTCCGCGTCGAGCACTTCCGCAACTACGGCAGTTCCCTCGCAGGCCTCATT GCACTCGGTTACGACGTTCATCCAGATGAGTATCATAG CTACGTGCACGGAAACTTACCGTACGAGCAAATTGCACCAGATCCACAGTTAGTAAAGTTGCTGAGGAGTATTCCTCAACCCAAAATA TTATTTACGAATTCAGATCAGGCGCATGTGCAAAAAGTGCTAAAAAGACTAAGCATCGACGAGGACTGCTTTCAGGGGATCGTGTGCTTCGAGACGTTGAACCGCCATCTCTTCCAGGAGGTCAAAGGGGACGCAACTGCGGCTTCTGCAAAAGTGACTTTAAAGCCGTCGGCTGCCGCCATAGAAGCAGCCGTCGGCTTTACTGGTTTCGATCCCCGTCGTACT CTGTTCGTGGATGATAACGAGAGGAACATCGCCGCAGGAAAAGCCGTAGGGCTTATAACCGCACTG ATTGGAAAGAGGGCGAAGACGAATGAAGCAGACTACTTGCTCAATAACATTCATGATCTGGGCCGAGTCGTCCCGCAAATGGGGTTGCGGGGCGTGttaaaggaggaggagaaggagaaagaggaagGGGTGGATAAGATGAGATCCGAGTTGGGTTCCATTAGACCACCACCCACCCCAATTCAGGCCTGA